The segment TTCCTTTATAAACAAAAAGCCATTGCAGCGTGGACACCGCAATGGCTTTGTAACCGGATTCTTCGGGGAAGAAGTCTGTCTTTTTTCCTAAACAGAATACCTTCCCATGTGCCTGTCATGTAACTCCCCTACCTTTGATTTATTCCAGTTTGATACCCTGCTATAATAGCCTACGATCCGGGTAACTCCATGGAGACGCAGAGACGTTCCCGTTTCGAGTGCATGTATAACAGCACCTAAATCCTGTCTGAGTACTGCATCAATACTGACAGAAAAGGCACATTCTAATTTGTGATTTATAATCTTGAGTAAATGTTCCTGCGGTGTGTCCCCGTCAATATCCCCATCTATCTCCAAAAAAACATGACCCTCAACAGCAGCATCAAATGCCCTTAATTTTTCTTCAATAAAAGACTGAATATCTCCATGGCTGCCGTATGTTCCATTCACTTTCCTGCTCATAACACCTGCCACAGAGTTTTCCAATGTTACAATCGCCATTACTTTAAACCCTCCTTTCAAGAATGATTTTTAAACTATCCCGATATCACTAATACTTTTGCAACATCCCTGTCTATCACTTTACAACTTCCCCTTCTATCACCTCCTTTGCATAATGTTAAAATCGCCCGGTAGAGACGCGAAATCTTGCGTCTCTCTACTGCCTATATGTTGTATACCACTATCGCCATATCTAATCAGAAAAAAAATTATTGTCAAGAATAAAAATACAATAATTTGTATAGGGCATTTCTGTTAATACCATATATTGAAAGATAAGCATTTTTTACATAGATACTTATGAAAATAATGATCGTATCGGACACATCAACTTGTTGTATGGACAAAACAGGGGAAGCGTTTAACGAATATGAAGAATACAAGGTAATCAACCCTCTTCTTTTCCAGCCTCAATCAGGAGACCATAAACCGTCTATCTGAGCGGTTATGGTTTTTCATTGAAACGGACTTGTATACTTAGTAAAATCCATTACGTGAAAAAGGCCGCCATTTTTGATATCGATGGAACAATAATTAAAAACATATCATCCGAAAGGGTATTTTTTCGCTATCTCCTCGAAAAAAAGATCATTACTGCTAAGGATATTTTGCGATTTGCAAAGGTGTTTATTTATAACATATTATCATTAAAAGGTATATATGTAAGGAAAAATAAATACTATCTGAAGGACAGGGAATACAAAAGCATCGTTTCGGTAATCCACGAGTGTTTCCACGAACGAATTTCCCCCTCTATTTCCACAACAGCCCTGGAAGAGATAAACAAATTAAAAGAAAATGGTCACGTTATTATATTGCTATCAGGGACATTAAGTCCTTTCGTGGAATGTTTTAAAAAATACTGTAATGCCGATGTAGGAATAGGAACCAAACTGGCAGTCAATCCTGAGGGAAGAATTACCGGTGAGATCGATGGTATTCATACTTACAGCAAGGGGAAAGCCGAAATAATGGACAGCATTGCAGCAGAATACAATCTGGACCTTTCTTCCTCATATGCATTTGCCAATCAATATCTGGATGTAAAATTTATGCGTATGGTAGGATATCCGGTAGCGGTAAACGCAAGTCCCATGCTCCGGATGTATGCAAAAATGAATCGTTGGAGGATGGTAGAATTTTAGGAAAGGAGGCTTATGGATATCTATAACGTAATAAAAGCAAGGCGCAGCATCCGTTCTTACAAGAGGGATCCCGTTGAAGAGGAAAAACTGTACCGGATTTTAGAGGCTGCACGGCTGGCTCCGAGCGCTGCAAACAGACAACCCATTTTTTTTGTTGTCGTGAAGGAAGAAAAAATAAAACAGCAATTAAAGCTTGTCTACCGTGAAGAATGGTTTTATACCGCCCCGATCATTATCTGTGCCTGCAGCATTCCGGAAAAGGCATGGAGGCGAAATGACGGAAAAAATTATGCAGATGTTGATGCAACAATTGCAATGGACCATCTTATTCTTGCTGCAACGGCAGAAGGGCTGGGCACCTGCTGGATTGCTGCCTTTCAAGCCCCGCTCTTAAAATCGATTCTTAACCTTCCTTCCGGCATTGAACCATTGGCAATAACACCGGTTGGATACCCTTTAAATATCCCTGAACCGACCCATCGCAAACCAATGGAGGATTTCTTAAAAGTTATTTAGTGGTTTCTGCTATGCCTTGTATTCGCTCCCGTAATTCCAGGGCATTTTTCATTACCTCTCTCTGGCGCTCTTCAACTGATATATGTTTGACAGGCTCCAGTTCATAATAAAGGTAATGTTCATCTTTCAACGTCACAGGCAGCAGGACTTCGCTGAAGAAATCCAGCGGAAACATCTGATAGAAAGGACGTCTGATTTTCTCGTATACAATAAACCGTTCATATAAAAGCCTCCCCTCGCCATCCGTCTTCTCCAGCATAATCTTTCGTGTACCGTAGTAAATAAAAGAAGTTGTAACCGGTGTTTCACCAATTGGCTCATTATCCAAAAAAACCGTAGCACCGGGAGGATCAGAATCAATCGTAAGCGACCGCAATACACATCCACTGAGTGACAGATAACTGAATAATCCGGTAAGGAGAGATAAAAAAATCCGTTTTAAAAATATTTTTTGCACTTTCAGGCCTTTTAAAATAGTATCGGGATCGAACAAGTGCGATTATTATAATTTCTTCCCTATTCCGTGTCTATAATTAAATTGAATACATAGGTATAATGTTAAAGGGGTGTTTGGCAGTCATAATTCCCCTTTGCTAATGGAGACTTAGCAGGTACAAATTCATTTATAGAGCGACTTAAATAATGCCGCATAATTTCCGTAAGATATTATTCGGTTTTTCATAATGTCAAAGATTTCAGGCGTTATTTATGCCGTTATGTATAAAAACGTTATGGCGTCACAGGAATGTCAAGAAACTGATTTTTCTCATCGATTACCGCAGACGTCTTTAACTCAGTGCATAATTTCTGCATTTTTACCAGTATCCTTTCGGCATCCGCATGCCTTGCCATTATTGCCTGAAAATTACTAATCATGGTTGGATAGAGCCTGAGCTTGCAGATTCGGGAGTTCCATATCTCAACAGTAAAAAGAAAAGACTCGTCGTTCCGTTCTATCTCATCTACTGCATAATCATCAATAAAATTGCCTGCACTGTAGATTATTGGCCTGCCCATGTATATCTCTACACCCTGAAAAACATGGCAGGAATGGCCAAAAACAATATCGGCACCGGAATCAATCAAGTGATGGCCAAAGGTGATATGATCAGGCTGAGGCCGGTAGCCCCAGTTTGGTCCCCAATGTGCCGAGACAATCAAGAGGTGCACTTCTTTTTTCGTCGTGCGTATAATTTCAAAAAGCATCCTGGCACGATCATCCTGTGTATCGATAGGAACATAAAACACTCCGGGTTTTTCCCTGGTGGCTCCCCAATCCGGCTCATTATCCGTAAAGGCAATAAAACCGGCTGTTTTGTCCTGTATTTTCCATCGTGCAGGACGTGATGCCTCATCAAGATTACTGCCGGCGCCGGCATGATGGATACCGGCACGGTCCAGGATCCTTAACATTTCAAACATCGCTTCATATTCAAAATCCAATGTATGATTATTTGCCAGAGAGACAGTGTCTATCCCTGCGGTTTTCAGCACCCCAACATTCCTGGCATCTGACCGGAAGTGAAAGACCTTCGGTGTTACCGACCACGGGCTGCCCCGGTCAGATATAACACACTCAAGGTTGCAAATACGCGCACTGGCATCCCGAAATACCGGCAAGGTATTGCCCCACGGGTATGCTGCGGATTCTTCCTGTAAAACCGCATTCACCATCCGGCCAAGCATCACATCACCGGCAAAAAGAAATTTCATATTATTTTTCCTCATCAAAGATCATACTAACCTGCCTGTCCCGGGAATTTACCGGTAAACCATTCCAGTGCCAGCCGGGCAACCTCTTCCAGTTTTCCCGGTTCTTCAAAAAGATGGGTGGCGCCGGGAATAATAACGAGTTCCCTGGGGCACGTTAGCTGTGCATAGGCAGCTTCATTGAGAGGAATAACCGCCATATCATTTCCCCCTACCATAAGCAATGTTGGCGCCCTTACACGATTTAGGTACTCCATGGCAAGATCGGGACGTCCTCCGCGTGAAACCACAGATGCAATCCCGTCCGGTTCCCGTGCGGCTGCCTGCAATGCTGCAGCAGCGCCAGTGCTTGCACCGAAATAGGCAATCTTTTTCCCCTTTAATTCCTGCTGTTTCTGCACCCAACGGGCGCAAGCTAAAAGACGGTCTGCAAGAAGATCTATATTAAAAACCTTCTGCCTGTCTGTATCCTCTGACTCTTCCAAAAGATCCGCCAGCAGTGTGGCAATACCCCCATTCTGAAGAACCCGTGCTACAAAATTATTCCTGGGACTGAAACGGCCGCTCCCGCTGCCATGAGCAAAGATCACTACCCCTTTTATCCGGGCAGGCAGACCTAATATACCTCTCAGATTCACGGTATCTGCCGGAATTGTAACCTCGTTTTCCTGTTTTTCAATAAATGTTGTTTTATCCATAAACCGGTACACCTTACCTTTCTGAAAATAAACCGTGTATTCTTTTCAGATATTCTCCTGAACGCCGGAGGGGCCTTGCAGTTCAAATCTGGCCCAATTGCGACGAAGGATTTCAACTGCTTCCTCATCACCCACCTGACTGAAATCCAGATACCAGCTGCCAACGGCAATAAACGACTCTGGCACTGAGAGACAAACTACTTCATCAGAAAAAGCACTGACCATATCAATGCTACTTCTGGCGGCAACCGGCACTGCAGTGATCAGCTTCGCAGGATTGCGCCTCCGGAGGCCTTCCAGCGCTGCCCTGAAGGTATATCCTGTTGCAATGCCATCGTCAACCACCACAACGTTCTTTCCGGTGATATCAGGAGGAGGCCGGTTACCCCTGTACAACCGCAGCCGGCGGTCTATTTCCTCTTTCTGATAAGCAATCTCATTATTTAAGTAATCCTGTGAAACTCCCAGCATACGGACAATTTCTTCGTTAATAATACTGATATTATCCCCGTCTACTACGGCACCAATCCCTAATTCAGGCTGATATGGAGCCCGTATCTTGCGGACAATGACAACATCAAGTTGCGCGGAGAATGTATCTGCTATTTTTTCTGCAACTACAACCCCGCCACGGGGGATACCGAGTATTATCACCGGCTGTTTTTGATATCCTTTTTTGGCAAGTGCTTCCGCCAGCCGACGGCCGGCATCATGCCTGTCTTTAAAAATCATCTCTCTCATACATATCCTCCTCTTACCATAGAAAATATACCTTATTACTCATATGTCAATACAATTTTCAAAATATAGCCAAAAGCTTCGTAACATTGTAGAGGGCGAAGCATTTGTCGGTTTGTTTATGAACACATGGATACCAATTTATAGCAAATGCTTCGCCCCTACACGATCATGCATGGGCATTTTCAAAAAACCGAATTGTTACAAAGCTTCTGCTTTTGGCTATAAAATATTACAACATTTCTGAATTTTGGCATTGACATTTAAAACAAGTGTTTTACACTTACACCATAAAGTAAAAGATGATTGTGTAAAAATATTCATCAAATTAGGCCTTGGGCGACTAAAAAACACATTTTCCCTCCCTTGACGGGAGGGATCAAGGGAGGGTGATCACAGATTGTTCCTTTCACCCCCAACTAACCTCCCTGCCTGTGCTGTGCGACAGCACGCAGACAGGCCCCATCGAGGGGGAGGAATTAACAGCTTGAAATCCTAACCCGAGTGAGTCGGAAGAATGCCAAAAGTTGGGCAGTATGAAAACATTCTCCAAAGCCTAACGTAAAGCGGAATTCCAAACTCTTTAAAAAGTATTTTTGCTGAAAATGTTAAAATGTATCTCTGAAGGTATTACGCCTTTCCCAAGACCGCGCTTGGGAATTGTCGATGTTTAGGCGCTAAGCGCCTTTTTATATACACAACAAATTTTTTCCTTGATCCTGAAGCATCACAAAAATGGCAAAGACAATACATCGCAAAACACAACAAAGACTCCTGGAGGCAGCAGGTGAAATCTTTGCACTGCACGGCTTCAGAAAAGCTACTATCCGTGAGATCTGTAAGCATGCGCATGCAAATGTTGCATCAGTAAATTATCACTTTCGTAACAAAAACGCCCTCTATGTTGCTGTACTTCAGTATGCACACCAATGTGCAGTCAGGAAATACCCGCCGGATTCCGGCCTCAGAAAAGAAGCTACTGCCAAAGAGCGGTTACGGGCATTTATCAGATCACTTCTCTTGCGTTTCCTTGATGAAGGCCGTACAGCATGGTATGGCAAGCTCATAGCAAGAGAAATGACCGAACCGACACCGGCACTTGAAATCCTTGTGGAAAAAGAGATACGCCCTTTATCCCGGCAACTCGAATTTATTGTCCGTGAATTGCTGAATTCACCGGCAAGTGATGATTTGATTCAATTATGTGTCAGAAGTATTTTGGCTCAATGTATTTTCTATCATCATGTGCGCCCTGTAATTGACCGCCTTTATCCGGATCAGAAATATCGTCCTCATGATATTGAACGGTTAGCTGACCATATTACCCGCTTTTCACTGGGTGCTATAAAAGAACTGAAGAAACAAAATACGGTTACGAAAAAAGAGACAGTCAATGTTGCTGGGTCCTGACAGGCACCGGTATACACGACAAATTGTTTCTTTAAAATTACCGTATCGCTTTATTTTCTTTTCGTGATATATTTTGTATATTTTTAGTATATAATAAAATTAGTTTAGCAATCCGTTGCTTCTGTTAATCTTGCCTGTATAAAAACCCTATTTACCTTAACTGGCAGGAGGCATACACTCATGATAAAGAGCAGCAATCTCCATGTTTTTTCAAAACCTGCATTGATCTTATTTTTTGTATTGTTAACAGGGTGTGCTCCGGTCATATCAAAACAAATAAGAGAACAGGTGAATCCTCACATTACCGACGAGGCTGTTTTAAAAAATCCGGAACGTTACAAAGGCGAAATAGTTATTTTAGGCGGAACGATTCTGGAATCAGAAAACACGGAAGAAGGCACCTTGATAATGGCGTTACACCGTCCCGTAACATCTCGTGGAAGACCAAGAGCAATAGACGAATCTGCCGGACGATTTATCGCGATTGCCGATCATTATCTGGACGTGGCCCTCTACGGAAGCGGCCGTTCTGTAACCATTGCGGGAGAAGTTAAGGAACCGAGAATCCTCCCTCTGGGGGATATAAAATATAATTATCCCGTAATCGGTATTAAAGAAATATATCTCTGGCCGGTCGAGAGACGGCTTTATGATCCTGGACCTAGAATCCATATTGGTTTTGGTCTCGGATATCGTTTTTAATATTTCAGAGATGAAAATGACTGGAAAAGGAGCGTTTACCATGCAAAAGAAAAACAATCTGTATTCCATTCCCCGCAAATTATTGATCACTCTGTCTTTATTAGCAACCATTGCTGGTTGTGCACCGGTTATATCAAAGCAACTCAGGCAGCAGATTGAACCGGACCTTACCGCGGAGGACATCCTGAAAGACCCTGACCGGTACACGGGCAAGGTGTTTATGGTAAGCGGAACTATTCTTGAGACCGAAATTACCGAAGAAGGTACTTTTATAAAAATACTGCATCGTCCGGCAACGTTTCGGGGAAGGCCTAAGGATGTAGATGAATCAGCAGGAAGGTTTCTGGCGCTTACCGACCGGTACCTTGATCCGGTTGTTTACGCAAAAGACCGTTCCATAACCGTAGCAGGCGAAATTTTGGGGAAGCGTACCCTTCCTTTGGGAAAGATACAGTATGATTATCCGCTCATTCACGCCAGGGAAATATACCTCTGGCCGCTTACTCCGGAACTGTCCAGGCCTTATCCTTATCCCTATCCTTACT is part of the Candidatus Jettenia sp. AMX2 genome and harbors:
- a CDS encoding HAD-IB family hydrolase; protein product: MKKAAIFDIDGTIIKNISSERVFFRYLLEKKIITAKDILRFAKVFIYNILSLKGIYVRKNKYYLKDREYKSIVSVIHECFHERISPSISTTALEEINKLKENGHVIILLSGTLSPFVECFKKYCNADVGIGTKLAVNPEGRITGEIDGIHTYSKGKAEIMDSIAAEYNLDLSSSYAFANQYLDVKFMRMVGYPVAVNASPMLRMYAKMNRWRMVEF
- a CDS encoding nitroreductase family protein, whose amino-acid sequence is MDIYNVIKARRSIRSYKRDPVEEEKLYRILEAARLAPSAANRQPIFFVVVKEEKIKQQLKLVYREEWFYTAPIIICACSIPEKAWRRNDGKNYADVDATIAMDHLILAATAEGLGTCWIAAFQAPLLKSILNLPSGIEPLAITPVGYPLNIPEPTHRKPMEDFLKVI
- a CDS encoding PEGA domain-containing protein; the protein is MQKIFLKRIFLSLLTGLFSYLSLSGCVLRSLTIDSDPPGATVFLDNEPIGETPVTTSFIYYGTRKIMLEKTDGEGRLLYERFIVYEKIRRPFYQMFPLDFFSEVLLPVTLKDEHYLYYELEPVKHISVEERQREVMKNALELRERIQGIAETTK
- a CDS encoding CapA family protein → MKFLFAGDVMLGRMVNAVLQEESAAYPWGNTLPVFRDASARICNLECVISDRGSPWSVTPKVFHFRSDARNVGVLKTAGIDTVSLANNHTLDFEYEAMFEMLRILDRAGIHHAGAGSNLDEASRPARWKIQDKTAGFIAFTDNEPDWGATREKPGVFYVPIDTQDDRARMLFEIIRTTKKEVHLLIVSAHWGPNWGYRPQPDHITFGHHLIDSGADIVFGHSCHVFQGVEIYMGRPIIYSAGNFIDDYAVDEIERNDESFLFTVEIWNSRICKLRLYPTMISNFQAIMARHADAERILVKMQKLCTELKTSAVIDEKNQFLDIPVTP
- a CDS encoding dienelactone hydrolase family protein — protein: MDKTTFIEKQENEVTIPADTVNLRGILGLPARIKGVVIFAHGSGSGRFSPRNNFVARVLQNGGIATLLADLLEESEDTDRQKVFNIDLLADRLLACARWVQKQQELKGKKIAYFGASTGAAAALQAAAREPDGIASVVSRGGRPDLAMEYLNRVRAPTLLMVGGNDMAVIPLNEAAYAQLTCPRELVIIPGATHLFEEPGKLEEVARLALEWFTGKFPGQAG
- a CDS encoding phosphoribosyltransferase, coding for MREMIFKDRHDAGRRLAEALAKKGYQKQPVIILGIPRGGVVVAEKIADTFSAQLDVVIVRKIRAPYQPELGIGAVVDGDNISIINEEIVRMLGVSQDYLNNEIAYQKEEIDRRLRLYRGNRPPPDITGKNVVVVDDGIATGYTFRAALEGLRRRNPAKLITAVPVAARSSIDMVSAFSDEVVCLSVPESFIAVGSWYLDFSQVGDEEAVEILRRNWARFELQGPSGVQENI
- a CDS encoding CerR family C-terminal domain-containing protein, whose amino-acid sequence is MAKTIHRKTQQRLLEAAGEIFALHGFRKATIREICKHAHANVASVNYHFRNKNALYVAVLQYAHQCAVRKYPPDSGLRKEATAKERLRAFIRSLLLRFLDEGRTAWYGKLIAREMTEPTPALEILVEKEIRPLSRQLEFIVRELLNSPASDDLIQLCVRSILAQCIFYHHVRPVIDRLYPDQKYRPHDIERLADHITRFSLGAIKELKKQNTVTKKETVNVAGS
- a CDS encoding Slp family lipoprotein, producing the protein MIKSSNLHVFSKPALILFFVLLTGCAPVISKQIREQVNPHITDEAVLKNPERYKGEIVILGGTILESENTEEGTLIMALHRPVTSRGRPRAIDESAGRFIAIADHYLDVALYGSGRSVTIAGEVKEPRILPLGDIKYNYPVIGIKEIYLWPVERRLYDPGPRIHIGFGLGYRF
- a CDS encoding Slp family lipoprotein, yielding MTGKGAFTMQKKNNLYSIPRKLLITLSLLATIAGCAPVISKQLRQQIEPDLTAEDILKDPDRYTGKVFMVSGTILETEITEEGTFIKILHRPATFRGRPKDVDESAGRFLALTDRYLDPVVYAKDRSITVAGEILGKRTLPLGKIQYDYPLIHAREIYLWPLTPELSRPYPYPYPYYYDHWWWRRGYWYY